The genomic region GCCGGGCAAGCCTTCGCCCGAATCGATGGTCTCAGACAACGACCTCGCGACAGGCCAAGTTGTAGAAGCCATCAGCCGAAGCCCGTTCTGGAATGAAACCGTCGTATTCATCTTCAACGACGACACGCAGGGCCAAGCCGACCACATCGACTCCCACCGCGGACCGTGCGTTGTCGTCGGTCCGCACGTGAAACGAGGCCACACGTCCCACGTCCACTACTCGATCCCCTCCTTCCATCGCACGATGGGCCTCATCCTCGGTGTGGCCCCGATCAGCCGTTACGACCAACTCGCCCCCCCCATGTACGACCTCTTCTCCTCGAAACCCCTCAATTCGGAACCGTACACTCCCGTCGATCCCTCCATCCCCTTCCGCCGGAACTGATGAAGCGGTGGGTTCTTCCCTTTGTCCTCCTGACCCATGCCCACTTTTCGTGCGCAGGGCTCATTCGCGGCAATCGCGACTATTTCGCGATTCATGGTTTGCCTGAAGGTGCAGCCCTCCGGGTCAACGGCGCGCCGGCAGAGCCGGGTACCTGTCTTGTCTTCGAACGCCACGAGGATTCGACGATCGATATCCTGCAAGATGGACGCGTCTTGGGCACCATCCGTCTGCGCAGGGAGGTGTATGGCCCCGCCCTCCTGGAATCCATTTACGCCGGCGGAGTCGTTGGCGCCTGGTTGGATCACAAAGGCGGGGGCCTGTACGAACTGAAGGAGGATCGCTCGGATTCCGGCAAGCAGGAGATCTCGAGCGTTCGCCTGGAATCGGAATGTGGACCCTCGTGGAATCGCTACCGAGTATCCATTCTAGGGGGGGTCACCGTAAAGCATAAGGATCCCGGGAGGCGAACTCCGGAAACCCAGTTCAATCAGGGCTGGCTCACATTGGGAGGGAGGGGATTCCAGCCTTTGGAGCTATTCACCGAAGTCTACTACTTGAGATATGCCGACACCCGTGACCGCCGGCAGGAGGAGGACACGGCGTTTTCTCTCCCTTTCCCGGGCCTTTCGGCGCCGGCGGGATTGAACCTCTATCTCGTAAGCCTTTCCCGCCTGGATGTATTCCTGGGGGCAGGGCTGGCGCTCTTCTCAGGAGGCGCCGGAAACGGCCTCGGTCCCTCCACCGCCCATCTCGGATTTCGGGTGCGCTTCAAAGATAATTGGGAACTGACGTCGCAGCTAAAGTACCTGACGCTTCTTCGCTCCTTTGGAGACGATGAACTGGATTCGACCCATCTCGCAGAGCGTTGGATCCTTCAGTATGGCGTCGGCCGATCTTGGCGATAGGCCGCCCGCTTTCCCCACTCGAATACCCTATCTTCGCGATCCCAGTTTCTTTCTGAGAAACGCCCGGAGCTTCTTCATGGTCTTCACGGCGGCCCTCGCCTCCGCAGGCGTCGCTTCATCACCGGGATAGCGCACGGTCACCGCATAAACATTTAGGCCGATGGCAGCATCCCTGACGACCTGCACCAAGGGATCGATGCCGGACGCCAGGTCCAGCAGCTCCCGAAGATCGTGTGTCTTCGGAAACATGATATTGTGCAGCGTCAGGAACCCCTTGAGATATTTCTCAACGCACTGCTGCGCGTGGAAACAAACAATGTCAGGCATCCCTTTTTGACGCAAGGACACCAATTTCGCCGCAGCCTTGAAATCGGCCTCGGCCTTGCTGACCCAAGCCTGGTACTTACTGCCGTTTTTCATATAGAATTTGCCCCTTCGCAAGAACTTCGTCGAGGAAGGGATCGAACCACTTTAGACGCTTCCGGACCTCCCCCGGGGTCAAAACAAGAATGTCCATTGGGGTGAACGGAATGTCACATGCCTTGTACGCCTCATATCGCCTACGCGAAGGCCGCTTGCGGCTGTTCATGATGACCAGAATATCCACGTCGCTGTCCACTGTCGGTCTGCCATAGGCATACGATCCGAAAAGGATCACCTTGATGGGATTGAAGTTCCGCACGATACGGTCGCGAATCTCCAGAATGGCGCTGCGCGGCACCTTCCGGAGTCCCCGACCGTTGTGAACGACCTTGCGAGCCATGGTGCGAGTATACCCACCCTGATGCCAACCGAAAAGCCGACCCCCGCGGTGACGGTGCGAAGGAAATCGACTCGTGTTAAACTCCCACCCCGTCATGACGATCAAGCACTGGCTCCTGTTCGTCCTCCACAAATTGATTGATTGGTTCACTCGCGTTCTCGCGTGGGTCGGCTACCGGCTCCACCCCGAGGCCAATCCAAATCGGTATGGCGTCGATCTGATCCGGGATATTCCCTACTCCGGTTCGGGAAATTCCGCGCACCGGCTCGATGTCTACCGTCCCAGGTCCGACAAGCCCCTGCCCACGCTGATGTACATCCACGGCGGCGGGTTCACCGTTTGCTCCAAGAGCACCCACCAGATCTTCGCGCTTGTCTTCTCCTCACAAAAATACGTCGTCTTCAACGTCAATTATCGGCTCGCACCCATTCATCGGTACCCGGCTGCCATCGAAGACGTCTGCACCGCCCTCCTCTGGATTCTCGATCACGCCCGCGAGTACGGAGCCGATCCGGATCAGCTCGTCATCGCCGGTGAATCGGCCGGAGGGAACCTCACGGCAGCCCTCGCCTACATCATCACACACCGCCGCGAGGAGGCCTTCGCGCGGGCCGCTTTCGATCGCCAACCCAACATCCGCGCGGTCCTTCCGATCTACGGCATCCATGATCTGAATGACATTCCTCGCTTCTGGCGCAATCCGGACAAGGCTAGAAAAATGTCCTGGGCCATCAAAGGCGAACTCCAGTGGTGTGCTGACGCCTACGTGGGCGATGCGCCGGAATTGGCCCCACTCGCCCATCCTCTGCGGCGTTTCACCGAGCCGCCCCCGGACGGCTCACGCCCGTTGCCCCCGTTCTTCATCCCCGTCGGCACCGCCGATCCCCTGCTGGACGACTCCCGCCGCCTCCACGCCGCGATTCAAGCCCGTGGTGGCTCCAGCGAACTGCACATCTACCCCGGCGAAATCCACGGCTTCAACGCGATGCTCTGGCGCTCAAACGCGCAAGCCAAATGGAAGGCTCTTTTCAGCTTCCTCAGCCGGCACGTTCCCGGCGCCCCACCCGTCAACCTCCGGTTCACGCAACAGCCATCTTCCCACCCAATACCGTAAAACAGCCGCACAACTGATTCCTGGAACAATCTCACGGTTCGACCGCTGAGAAAGAACCCTACGAGATCTCGCCCCGCGGCCTGAACGCGCGAATCACCTCCACCGGAAACGACCAATGGTCCGCTCGCTCAGTCCGGATCTCTTGGAATCCGGCGGCGGCCAGCGCGGGACCAACCGAAGTCCCGCGTCCGCCCCCCCACAAGCTCGGAAACAGGCGGTAGAACCATTCGAACAGTTTGTGATACCAGGTCTCCGCTTTCACCCGGTCCACGACCACGATCCGTCCGCCCACGCGGAGGACTCGGTGGCATTCCGCAAGGGAAGCGGCGATATCCTCCGGTCGCAGGAGATCGAGCACGAAAATATTCAGAATGAGATCGAACACGGCGGGCCTGAGCGGGATGGCCAGCATGTTCGCTACCCCGAAGATCGCTCCATCCGTGCCCGCCGAGTGAAGCCGATTCCTCGCCTGCACCAGCATGGAAGGAGTCAGATCCAGCCCGACGTTCAATCCCGATCGGTTGAGCACGGCGGCCTTGGAGAACATGAGGCCGGTTCCCACCGCCACCTCCACAAGACGCTCCCCTTCTCGGATCCCGGCCAATTCGAGGGCCTTGCGGTGCGCGTGCCGGGCCACCATCCAACCCCAGATGTTGTAAAGACGCGCGAAAACGGAATACGTCCGTCGCACCCGATTCGTGTCCATTCACCCGCAATTTACCCCAGCAAGCCTCTCGTGCAAATTCCCGAATGCGGCGGGCCTGTCTACTCCCCACTCCCGATCGAGTTCGGAGTCGTCGCCGCGCTGGATGTATCAAGGGAGTTGTGCCGGACAAATCATGATAGGCTCATTCAGGTGATAGGCCCCCGTTCTTCAAACTTCACATTCCCACCGACTCAAGGCGCCCGAGCCATCCCTGAATCGGCTCCAACCCGAATCGTCGAGGATGGTCTGATTCAATTCGGCCGGTTCACGGAACCGCCGCGCCACATGAACCTGCTGGACTCACGCCTCTTGAAGGGACTGGGGGCAAGTTGGCCGACTCCCCCACTCTTGATTGAGTGGGTGGGTGCAGGCATGGCGCACCCCGATTGGTACTTGGGACTGATCGTCATGGATGCCAGACTCGCGTCTCTCGCCGTCGTCTATGGCCACAACCGTCAAACCGGCGAATATTTCTCCCACGATCGCCCCGCGCGTCGAAACCGCGTGCGAGTCGCGAATTCGACTTGGAGCGATGTCACTGAATTCCATGGTCGAGATTTCCACGTCGAAATCGTTCACCGACTGGAGGAGGGATTCCACCGCGTCAAACTCGACATCCTTGCCGAAGGAAACAAACCGGAGGTCCGAGGCGAACTGGTCTGGCACGAGGATCTCC from Nitrospirota bacterium harbors:
- a CDS encoding HEPN domain-containing protein, encoding MKNGSKYQAWVSKAEADFKAAAKLVSLRQKGMPDIVCFHAQQCVEKYLKGFLTLHNIMFPKTHDLRELLDLASGIDPLVQVVRDAAIGLNVYAVTVRYPGDEATPAEARAAVKTMKKLRAFLRKKLGSRR
- a CDS encoding nucleotidyltransferase domain-containing protein, translating into MARKVVHNGRGLRKVPRSAILEIRDRIVRNFNPIKVILFGSYAYGRPTVDSDVDILVIMNSRKRPSRRRYEAYKACDIPFTPMDILVLTPGEVRKRLKWFDPFLDEVLAKGQILYEKRQ
- a CDS encoding alpha/beta hydrolase; amino-acid sequence: MLNSHPVMTIKHWLLFVLHKLIDWFTRVLAWVGYRLHPEANPNRYGVDLIRDIPYSGSGNSAHRLDVYRPRSDKPLPTLMYIHGGGFTVCSKSTHQIFALVFSSQKYVVFNVNYRLAPIHRYPAAIEDVCTALLWILDHAREYGADPDQLVIAGESAGGNLTAALAYIITHRREEAFARAAFDRQPNIRAVLPIYGIHDLNDIPRFWRNPDKARKMSWAIKGELQWCADAYVGDAPELAPLAHPLRRFTEPPPDGSRPLPPFFIPVGTADPLLDDSRRLHAAIQARGGSSELHIYPGEIHGFNAMLWRSNAQAKWKALFSFLSRHVPGAPPVNLRFTQQPSSHPIP
- a CDS encoding methyltransferase domain-containing protein codes for the protein MDTNRVRRTYSVFARLYNIWGWMVARHAHRKALELAGIREGERLVEVAVGTGLMFSKAAVLNRSGLNVGLDLTPSMLVQARNRLHSAGTDGAIFGVANMLAIPLRPAVFDLILNIFVLDLLRPEDIAASLAECHRVLRVGGRIVVVDRVKAETWYHKLFEWFYRLFPSLWGGGRGTSVGPALAAAGFQEIRTERADHWSFPVEVIRAFRPRGEIS